TGGGATTTACAACCATATGGCCcaacaaaacataataatcaGTGTGCTTATCGTTTAAATAAACGAAAGAATATGACTAGTTGATATACCCAAGAATTTTACTAACATGATCTTGTGACTTTCCAACATCTGGATATAAGAAGCTTCCGCAGGGGCTAAAAATATTAAGGCTGAACCTGGAGCATCAACTCGAGCAGTGCGTCCCACACGATGCACGTAATCTGCTGCGGAACATGCAGCATTGAACTGTACAATCCAACATACTTTTGGCAAATCTAAACCTCGAGCTGCTACATCCTGTGcattaatataaaacagaaaattaaaataaagtccttttttcttgattataaaatttaggctgtcaaaccaagccaagcactggggcacttttggcaATTCAGCACTTTAGACAGTGAAAccagggagttagagtggttggacagcaagataaagaggtccAGGACACaaagaagatgaagtacaaggatggAACTGAAAGAAAACCACTAAGAATTACAGAATGTTTGGACTACAAGAATAAGAAAAGGTGCATGAATGGACttagtaaaaggctaaaattcAGGTGCAGCCTGGGGCCAAAGGGACTCTAAAAACACCCTTTAATACTGCCTTCAGTGTATCACATGAATTACACTGATGGCACCACATCAAGTACTGTACAACTGGACACAAATGGTAGGCTACTATCATATCTGCACTTTCAGCATTTGAACTTCATCTCACATAATGGCAGTCCCCATATTCAAATGAAGTGCCACAATGTTCTTAAACATTACTGGATCACTGAAGCAGTCTCCATCCAACTACTATGGGGACTAAGTtgaccatcatcattatcattactattattactagtaATGTTATTATTAGTATCTTTGGATACCATGTACaacattatgataattattacaaATTACCTTAATAAGATAACTAGTCATATATCTAGACTCTCTTAGGGCTTACCTTAAgggtttttcttaatataaaattaaaaattggaGCAAATTAAAGCTAAAGAAGGAGCACCTCTAAGTAGGAtaagacacaaaaatacaaatgaaaactaaGCAGCAAAAATCACTGAAGCTGTGGCCTAaaggaccctgcaaagaacctttaataacaCCAAACATGTAGAGCCATTGTTGCAATACAGTAATTTGACTTAATTCTAAATTTATACAACAGCTTTAAAGTTACATGGCACACATTAACAAcaccattgaaataaaaaaattatgatactgTTATGCAGGTATCTTGTGGAAAAAATACCAAATCTGAAACTTTACACATGCATTCAATGAAGTTTTCTTtgacagtaattttatttttaattataaaatgcttTCACCTTAGACAAAAATAGTATCCAACTTTATCAGTCACCAAGAAAGCCATATTTTGCGGACTGTAAGTTTAACAACAATTCAAATCTAATATGATTAAATGGAATCAAAGTATGATTAAATGATAATGTcactaaattaaaataattttcataaaagagaCAACTTTTTCTCAGCTATATTAAATCTATACCTGTCTTCTGTTGATTAATataacaaaatcaaatgaatactAACAGTGCACATCAAAACCCCAGCTGATGCCTCCTTAAAAGTTTTGAACACTGCTGATCTGTcctgaaaagggaaaaatgaataaaattggaTCTTCTAAGGcaccaaaacatttaaaaataatcaaaatttttttattttaagtagcACATAAATTTGTTTTACACAATCATAACCATCATCAACAGAAGCTTATTACAACAATAGTAAAGACATTGGTGAAACTAAGTTAACACAAAATTGCTGGGCAAAAAATATAGCAACCAAGTGGGTTAACCATCTTGCTTGTGGATGCAATAAAGCATGAAGTGCCCAGTAAACAAAGTGAAATATCACTCACTACAGTTCTGGCTTTGGGTCAGACAGAAACTGAAGGGGGTGAATATAGTCCAGGCTGTAAGCAAACTACTGAAATCTAATCTTGAACTGAAAGAAGGAAGCCTTTGCTGAATCTCTGAACTGAATTGCACGGGGATGAAAATAAGGAAGttaaaaatactaacaataaccacaacaaacaaaagcaatGAACGAATAGTCTTACCTCTTGTGTCATATTTCCATGTAACTTTTGGAAAGATATAGCACCCTCTTGttcttcaacctcctcctcaacatcatcatcatcactgctaCTATCGTCCTCACTTTCATCCTCAAAACCAGCAAGGACTCTTTCTGCTCGCCTAGTAAGGGacgatttttcttctttccttggcTTGTTATCACTCCAGTATTTACCAAGGAGTAAAGCTAGCAACAAAAATGcaagattttctgttttttatggaATCCTAAATTTTACATAAGCAATACATAACACACAACACTCTCGGTGATGTGAAACTGAAAAATCCTTGTgattcaccaaagaaaacaaaagtttatgtattcattaatacaaaaaattattatttaaataaacaatgaaaccCAGTAATAACAGTGTAAAGCAAATTCAGTATGAAAAATCTCACAAAAGCAATATCAACAAAAAGATAATAGGCAGGTGATAACCATTAACATAATGGTGGTTCAAGGAAAATGTGAAACTCACAGTACCTGAAACACAAAGCCACAATTGTCCCAGATTCCAATAAGAAACCCCTCGCAACTGATTAAGTCAAATAAATTGTATATGAACCAACACCAACATGAATTACCAAGGAGGACAATTTTCATGCTTAAAAAATGgtcaaaataacagaaatgagTCTAAACATTACAATATGTAAGGAAACCAAGTATATAGGGAACTGACTAAATGCCACCAGAGGACCTTTGGAACCTGGATATCATTCAGTGAGGAGAAAGAACTCTTCTCCTTTAAGAGTATGACTGAGGACTGTGCTGAACACATAACAGGTTACAGAAAAGTGATggatttataaaataaactttaatttacATTGCAATCAAAATTCAGTTTTAACACACagcatatgataaaaatttcacattaaaaagTCCTTATAAGAATGTAAAGTTGCAGAACTACCTCTAACTTCACTTACAACAAATTCCTTCTGAAAACCAGAAATTAAAGACCAGGACTGAATTTTGCCAAGGTCTTCTTCTACAGTATCATCAATAATTTGGCAAATAAGTTCATCTAAAAATATTCTACACTAAACATAATGCAAATTAATTCCTCTTACTCATGCTCGGAACTTACTTGGACAATACTTGTGAGAAGAGAGCTGTGTGATagtcaaccatatcctgagttgcaaagaaaataattattttcctttcatcaccatactgaaaaagaaacacaattatgaaatgaagtactgtaaaaccaataaaataatggtaaatggAAAGAATGTACAATATTGCTTCATTATGCAACAGAGATACCAAATAGGTACTGGCAAATGATTACAAAATTGTAAAATGCATAATCCAATGTTGGAAGCACTGTCTGGGAATGATTTCTCAATGAAGCACTCAGCAGTGGAACGTGTGACAGAATGAGCTGGGTAACTACCACTGATTGATGGGCCAAGTGAACACATGTACACATTAATTTATAACcaataaaataacatgaaacatACCTTTGCAAATGGCAtttaaaggaaaagattaaaagcaTATCCTGTCAGTAAAAGATCACAATGCTCTGGCAGACACATTTTGATAAGGGGGCAAATCTCAAAGGGTTATATCATTAAGTTTTATAATCCCTAAATTTTGATGAGGATCAAAATGTGTGGTACAATACAACTCTAGCTTACGAATATCTCCCTGACCGCtctaaaaaaatctttctttcctTCGTTCTTCCTCAAATATGAACAGTATTGTAAATATACACTCATCATTTGGCTCTTAATAAATGTAGACATTTAGTCAGCACTTTGTGCCAAAAGAGTACAGATCCTGACTTGCATATACTTAAACTTAATAGCAATTGTTAGAATTTTAACCTGTGCTACATACTTTTAAattcaataaaggaaaaattaaaatcttgccATGAAACCCTTCcacagtaaattaaataaatgaaacgcAAATAATACTCACCatgcattttgataaaataaaagctgCCAATGTAACAAGCCTCAATTTGGCTGGAACTAAAATATAATGATGTGAAAGATTTTCTGGAGTTGCTAATGCTTCAGTTGACAACaacttctcatcatcatcatcctctccaTCATGACTGACATCAattatcttgggagacaacagaCTCATccctatgaaaaaataatgttaatgctTCATGAGGAAAGCCACCCACTTAAATGAGTTACAAATCTACAATAATTTGGAAAAAGACCTcccaattatattttatagcattTAAATGGTATTGCAGCATGACATGCACTGttaatgtttttacattattctaaatatattgGTTTCTCCTCTTCAGAGATTGAATACAGTCAATTACGCAGTGGGGGCATGTGTGATACTCTAAAACTTacattacattttgaaaatattttacacattaaTGAGGCATAGTACACATTTTGAAGAGTAAAACCCAAACAGGGCAGTGTGAGTATATCAAGTACAAATGAGGCACACTgcacattttaacaaaaaaaatcattagtgTTTATATATTCAGGGATGTACTCTACATCATGAACGCactatacacataaatatatcacTCTTAACCCATCAGCTTCCCTGGTTGGGGTCGCTGTTCTTCAATGAGCCTTTTCCAAGTGTCTCTAACACTCACTGAATGGCACGTCATAAATTCTTTTGGCATGTGggttttggaaaaacaaaaagcataatCACTATGCTAAGAAAAATAACATCCATTCCATTTACCACACATCTGCATTTTCATGTGAAACATAATTCCACAAGGATTCACAGACCTAATTCTATGAGTTTTCCTCACCCCATAACACCCatccatcacttttctttttatttatttatttatttatttatttatttatttttctgtggaagCCAAGTCTAAGGAAATCCCGATCCCTTTATAGAATCTCTGTTTCCTTCTCTTGttccttcttccctctcttgctaTAATAAAGTGGAAGAAATAAGGTACAAAAGATGTAAAATGAGTGACGAATGAAAgctgaaaatagagaaaataataaagctgaagagaaagaaggaatggaACAAAGGAAATGGTATGCTGAGAgtctacaaaattaaaagaatgaagatgAACTAGAGGACAATGTTTTGAAAGGAGGATGAACAGAAAATGTGGCATCTGAAAAGATACAAGTGCCTTacaaagatgaaaaatggaaaggtttCAGGCTCAAtaggaatgaaaagaaatttttgaaaagcAGCTGAAGAATCTATCACTGAAGTGAATGCAGAAGCTGGGacaagaaaataaggaagagTGTTACAGTAgtaagaagcaaaggaaaaaacatgaatgggggaaaagtgctcaacaaaacataaataaaagttattaacAACAACTGTAAGTTTGGCTTTGTAAAAGGGATATCAAACATGGTGGCAATCTTTTTGATGAGGAAACTGCAAGAGAGGAACTGCGCAAAAATTAAGGTGTATGTTTCAGAATACCAAAAAGGCACTCAACAAAGTACCACAACAAGCGATTTGGTCGGTATTACAAAGACAGTAAATACCAACCAGATTCAATGAGGAAACCATGGTATTACATTTAATACAAGATCTAGAGCGAAGGCAGACAGATGTGGAAACACATATTAAAGAGAAATCAGTGGTGTCCATCTGTGACTTGAGCTACACGATCCTTGTCTTTATTCCAACTGTGTTGAAAAAAGTCAGTATAAAAACTCTTAACTTTtgcactgtacagtacatgtaaattTCCACCCAAATGAAAACTCTAAAGACAAAGTAATGACAAACAATAAACTGCAATTACTATACCTGCAAGTTTCTCCACTCCAGCAGACAGAGTGGCAGACAACATGATGGTCTGTCTACACTTTTCCAAACTTGGCTGCTGCTCCTCAGAGACTCCATTATACtgaaacaataaattatatatgaagttCTCATGTTACAACCTACAAACATACATGAGAAAGACTCAGCGCTACAAAGAATACCTTGAGCAGAGTACTTCACAAACTGTCCATCTCTttcacattgaaaaaaaattccaacaatTTAATGCCTGTATGAGTTGTAACTAAAGAAATGTAACTATGTTCGTActttaagatattaatttttgtttcacagCTAACCTATTACTTATAATTAGCTCAATTTTCCTAGTTAACaaagttcttgaacttttttCTTAACTAAGAAAATGGTATGTACCCAGTAACCCCACGCAAATGCCAACAGATTCCTGGGTATCGAGCAACTAGCTGCTTCACTTATCATAAGTAAGTTGCACTGTTTGCAGACTGGTAAATCCCCTAAAGATGGTTCATCTACAGGTTGGATACCTTCATTCTCTCTAATAACATCATTGATATCAAAGCCTGAAAGACAACAGGGCTGCCTTTGTAGTGcaacaacaaagaccagataTCCAGAATCAAACTGCAGTGTCCTTTACCATTCAATCTCTCTCAACAGTTAACATGTGCTTTAAGTAGTTACAGTTATAGCAGTTACATTTGTGTTAAACATGTATTGTACAAGCTTTTTTTCCACATCATTATTCCCTAAACAATGTAACATAAgtatttaaatgcttttaaattgttttagttaTTACTGGTAATCAAGAGATGAGTTACAGTACATACTATACACAGGAGGATGTGTGTAGGTTAAGTATGAGACTTGAACTTACATGGGTTTTGAGATCTGCCTGGGATCCTGGGACTATTCCTTGACATATGACAAGGGCCACCCATATGTATGTACTTCTGGTGCTGCTCCATTTGTGTTTTACTACATCTTTCTTAACTTGGATGTGTTTCCCCTCTTGTTTCATGAATAGGTATTCTGTTCTGAATAAGCCTTCTTAGCAAATTAAAGACCTCCTTGTTTTGttctatataaatgtgtaattatGAACATAGTTTAGGCAAACATCAGCATAAATACAGTGATCTATATGGCAAGATTAACTTACCTCGTCATATTTTTCTCGTAGCCTAAATCCAACAATCTGTCAGCTTCATCAATGACAAGATATCTGACGGTGGCCAGGCTTAAGGATTTAGTGTGATGAACATGATCAATCAAACGACCTGGAGTAGCTATGAGAATATTTATGCCTTTACGCAAACGAGCTTTTtcagctttcttcttttctccacCGATAAGGTAGCCAGGGACAACCCACACACATGACTGAAATGAAAAGTAATCAAAGttggtaatataaataatttaatctatTTAATCTTACATAACTTTCCTTATATAATGTAGGCAAAAACTATGACACTACATATACAAAGAtatgaaatcaataagaaaatatcaagataaaactaggagttcatttaaaaaatatgcagAACTAAAGTACAATGCATACTACACTTAACTGAAAGGCCATTGTTTACACAGAAAACATAAACCTTTGCATTACATTCTCCCAATActaatgataaattaaaatatcaatataaaattattacctTGCATAGTTTCTCAAACCACTGGTAACTCTGCAATGCCAGCTCTCTTGTTGGTACAATGATTAGTGCAAGAAGTCCATCAGCACGAGTTACACGTGGATCttgctattaaaaataaataaatggagaaaatgttttaaatcctTTGAAGGCCCCAGAGAACCCTAATTAAATATCAAATCTACTTatgtaaaaagtatttttcttgagTCAAAAACTGAATACTATGTTGTTTACCAATCCATGCTAAATCTCAtctaaaaagaaagatttatacCATTTAGTGACCtaatactatatatttttgtatgcattcAATTAACTTTTTAAATCCTATTTGTTACAACTGTAACACTTGGCAGTACACATATTATTGCATTATATTATTCTATACCAATAATACAAAAGATAAGGATcttgaaaaatttgatttttaaaaaaatttttcaaacacACCCAATCCTTTTATGTACCCTAATTCATGTACCTGGATATATCTCAAAATCTCCAAAACTAACAGAAGAAAGACAGACTCTGAAATTTGGCCCAAGTGCATATGATTTCCCAGGGCATCCAGTggctaattatattattttttgtgcaaTCTGAGCAACTGCAACAAGACAGTTGAGTTGGGAAGCAAGCAAATAAGGTGAAAGTAAGTTTGTActgaaaaagttagttttctttattaaaaaattacttgttttGACATGGCCACCTGGACAGCCACTTAGGCAGCAGGAGGAAGATAAGGGTTGGGGAGAACAGTAAGACTTGAAGGAACCAACTAAAGTCATGATGAAGGAAACACCTTCTGAAGACAGTGGGAGTCTACATACCAGCACTACCTATAATCTGCTGCACCTGGTAaggaaaaatatgaggaaaaataaaaaaaagcaataacggAGTCTCATCCACCAGGTGGTACTGATACATGTCCACTGCAGAGGGAACACATGAGGAACCCGCACACCAGGAGCATCATCAGAAGAAGACATTAACAGCACTAAAAGTCATACGGCAAATCTCTAGGGTCCCAACTAGAATGTTGTCTACAGAGGGCATTCCTTCACCAACACTGAATCAGAAGGAAAAATCTGAGGGACCAGCAACAACCAaacagcaccaaaaaaaaaaaaaaaaaaaaggggatacTGAGCTCACCCATGGCACTCCTACAACTCTTGGCAGCACAAGATAAAACACTCCACTAGGTAGCAGGCCAATCCAGACAAACAGAGCATGCTGAATTAGGGAAACATACCTGGCCCCAGCAAGTACTCCAAAGGAATAAGGCTATTTCTGTGCAGGCACACGAATAGTCTACATTAAAAGTTATGGGTTCATGGTGAAACAAACAGATGTGCAGGCAATATAAATCAACACCTCAGAAGTAGAATTcattaaattatgaaaactgGTATTGTCTGCCAGCCTTTATTCAACTTAGAAATACTAATGGCTAAGAGCATATACCAATAAATTAAAATCTACGATATCAGACTTCTCTCAATCTAACAACCTGCTGTTTAGGTTTCTGTGGGCCAAAGTATACCATAATACTGTACTATTGAAaagcatgtttgtgtgtatgtgtgtgtaaaagagagagagaattggttatACAATGTGATCAACAATGAAACATCACTTACCGTCATCAGCCTATGAACAATAGGAATTGCATACGTCAAAGTTTTCCCAGATCCTGTCTGTGATTTGATAAGAGAGTCTTTTCCTGCTAAAACATGTGGTATGCTCCGCTGCTGAACTACAGTCATTGAAGTGAAGCCATACTTTTTTAAATTTGAGAcctgaaaaagttttaaaatagtaAGTCTAAAGAAAACTTTATGGCCTAAATAACTCTCTTAAAATATGATTTCAATTTCTGAGgcaaaatttatttcttcatgcaATCCCATCACTTTAGAAATGCCTTTAGATGTTTCAGTTCCCACTTCCAGACATGCTCAAAAGTACCACAAGAATCCAGCTTGGTTGTCTGCACACTTCAAAGTCCCTCTATTAGCAGTAAATTGTCATTCTAAGTGTTGTCTGACCACTCTGCCAGCTCTCTGGGGTCACGAAGATGGCAACTTATCTTTCTGTCAAGTAATAAATTTgtaccaaaaaattaatattacttgcAAAGTTGTTTTGGAAGGGACAATCTTGCTGTTATTTGCACACAGACTCTACGAACTTGGAGCCAGTGAACTACTGACGAAAGTGCCAGGCAGTTCAGGAGTTCTGAGGACTAACAAGGGATCATGAACCTGACTGGTAACTTGTTATAAAACTATGGTCTGCACTGCAGAACAGCTGAATCAAAAGCAGACAGAATAAACTTGAGTGCCCCAGCTCACCTTGCTGGACAAGAGGTAACCAAGATTAGGAGGAAGAGGCAGTTAAGTCAAAGTCATGAGCATCctctcccttttgaaaggaagtaACAATCTAgtcagcaataaaaaaagagccaattgataaaaattcacagaatttatGTCAGTTCCTGCAGATAAAAATAGTTCAAAGTATTCAGGAATCCACATACGGCCAAACTTATGATTGaagaaatttccttatttttttttttttacaagccaGAGGTAGATACAGCTCTGATTTCCAGTCCTCTGACCTTTAAGATGCTAATGACCTGACAGACCCAAATGCAACAGTGTTTTTAAACATCTCAGTCTTATGCACACTGATGGTTAAAAACAACCAGTTCCCCCACCTTCTAAAAGCTTTCATCTAACGAAGATATATTCGAATAACCTTTACAGGGCAGGCAAAAGAGGTCTTCCTTCCTAACGGGCAAagagggaataaaataaaatggcacAGAATACTGGTGAAAATAAGTTGTCTTTACTTTTAACAAAAAACAAGGTATATAGGACAACCCCATATTTCCCAACATCCTTGTGTGAGAACTCAAGCTAAAGATAGCATGGAACTCATTCCAATGCCtagctgaagctatggctattaAATATGTCTTCAGAGTAAAATTTCTTAGAGAGGCATCCTCCAAGGGGTTCATACACTGATCTGGAGAGGTGCTTTACCAACAGAGACTAGTCCCATGATGAGGGTTGAAGTCTTGGGCAAAGCTTCCCTCTCAATAGGTTGGCATGCATGAAAAGCATCACAAAAACACAAGTTTATGCCTCTGCTCCTGAATACACGAAAGGGGACAGTTCTAATCCTTGATTGCAAACAGACAACTTTCTTGATCTACAAAGGAAAAGTATGCAGTCTGCTACTATCAGACTAGAGGCTGAGTGGATC
This DNA window, taken from Macrobrachium rosenbergii isolate ZJJX-2024 chromosome 4, ASM4041242v1, whole genome shotgun sequence, encodes the following:
- the LOC136836006 gene encoding LOW QUALITY PROTEIN: ATP-dependent DNA helicase DDX31 (The sequence of the model RefSeq protein was modified relative to this genomic sequence to represent the inferred CDS: inserted 1 base in 1 codon); protein product: MPTCTTEMEEPTEKKLVLNMKSSSEVSHQDYFEDFNKRKRSDDGDHFEHSAKVKKKKLEHKAVSRASNFSKNSPGVGAQERSNAPSHVVKPVGTAADDKETTDEKRDVLTSLFKGNPAIPHVPQSHVERISEKVFSDSKFEKLDIAPQIVSNLKKYGFTSMTVVQQRSIPHVLAGKDSLIKSQTGSGKTLTYAIPIVHRLMTQDPRVTRADGLLALIIVPTRELALQSYQWFEKLCKSCVWVVPGYLIGGEKKKAEKARLRKGINILIATPGRLIDHVHHTKSLSLATVRYLVIDEADRLLDLGYEKNMTSIMESLXEQQPSLEKCRQTIMLSATLSAGVEKLAGMSLLSPKIIDVSHDGEDDDDEKLLSTEALATPENLSHHYILVPAKLRLVTLAAFILSKCMYGDERKIIIFFATQDMVDYHTALFSQVLSKYWSDNKPRKEEKSSLTRRAERVLAGFEDESEDDSSSDDDDVEEEVEEQEGAISFQKLHGNMTQEDRSAVFKTFKEASAGVLMCTDVAARGLDLPKVCWIVQFNAACSAADYVHRVGRTARVDAPGSALIFLAPAEASYIQMLESHKIILKEVTMQKVLGTLKFISSEAKSHHHALEESATGLQLRVENLLLSDKHLHDLARKAYVSFVRSYASYPKQLREMFNFKALHLGHYAKSMGLRDTPSALGASAAFKAKREIKEKREKKEKKMRIQRMRQLPGKIPKHAEVSEFDSGLDTIPKKDRKK